TGCTGGAACAATCGCCCGGCTCCAAAGGCATGGACGTGATTGTCATTGAAACCCGGTACGACGGTCTGCCCCTGCAGGTCGATCCGCTTTGCATCCGTGGGAGCAAGCGCAGCGATCTCTTCGGAGCTCCCCACCGCGCGAATCGCGCCTCCCGAGAGCCAGATCGCATTCGCGTCGGGTTTGTCGGGATCCAGAGTAATGATGCGCCCCCCCGTCAGGACGAGATCCGGCGCAGGCGAAGGATCGGGCGCACCGCACGCCAGAAGCGTTGCCAGCAGGACAGCCGCCCTGGGCCCCGGCCGAACCCGTCGCACCGGGCGCGGACATCTGACGACATATGCTGACCAGTTCGACATCCCGTCTGCCGATAGCAATACCTACGCGCTTGTGCCAATCTGGGCAGCTCGCGCCGGAGGCCGGGACTCTTGACTCTCCCGAAGCAAGGCAGGGCGGTGGGCGAAGACTGGATCAAGCCGGTCGGGGACGACCTGCTCGTGATCGCGCGGGTACCGCTGCGGGAGTGGACGGCAAGCCGCTTTCGAAAGAGTGCCGTCCTCATCGACGGCACACGCTACTTCGTGGCAGAGGCCTTCGAGCCGGATCGCGGCAGACCCGATCCGGCCGCAGGGCGTGGCTATCGCTATCGGCTCATCCGCTGGCCCGACGATCTGCACGATCGTCCGAGCAACACTCTGGTCTACGACGAGGCATTCGTTGCAAACCGCAATAGCGAGCGTCAGTCGGCGTGGGCCCGCCTCGGTGTGTTCGCCATCGGACTCCCCTTCTACCCGCTGCTAGGTCTCCTTCCATCGAACATCAAGTGCGGCCTGCAGGAAAGCTTCGAATTCGACGCCCTCACTTCAACACAAGTCTCGATGCGCTGCGAGTACATCCTGGGTGTGATCTGCCTGGGGCTGATCGTGCCCCAGGTCATATTCGGCGACCCCCTCGGCGTAGGCCCCTTTGCCGCACCCATCGCCGCCGGGATCCTGCTGCTCGATTGCGGTATGCGTTGGGAGCGCATGAAGGAAGGCGGAGGCCGTCAGTACGGTGCACTCGAATGGATTTTTCACCGCCTGTAGCGGAAACAAATATGGGGAATGAATGATCGACCAGACTGAAGAACTCGACGAACTCGACGCTCCCACAGAGAACAACTCTCCAAAAGCAGAAGAGCGGGAGTGCGGTCCTTGCATGCTCTGCTGCAAGCTGCTGAAAATCGGGAACTTCGATCCACCCAAGCCCGCCAATACATGGTGCCCCCATGCAGTCATGGGAAGTGGCTGTGGTTCTTACGAAGAGCGGCCAGAACCCTGCCGAGTCTTCAACTGCATCTGGAAGCAAGGAGCGCTGCGAGACAAGGATCGTCCAGACAAGGCCCGGATCTTGGTCTCTCTACAGGACAGAAAACACATTCCCGATTTGCCCGTAGCGACGCTGCCCGTAGTGTACGAGCGCGAGTCTGGCGCGCACAAGGGAAAGCAGGCTGCCGAAATCTACCGCTTGATATTCAACAGTCTGAAGGGCGAAAGCAGAGAGGAGATTGAATACATCCTCATCGTGACTCAACCCAGACAAGAGCGGCTCTTTCTGTCCCGCGGTGGAACTCTGGCACCCGCAACCGCAGACGGGTTTCCCGATCCTCCAAAGGAAGAATGCGAAGACGATGCCTCGTGCGCCATGGAGGACGGGGACTGAACCTTCCCATGAAAAACCCGTCTGACTACACCTGCGCGGGACCCAAGAGCTTCATGAGTTGCTTCGCGCGGAATGGCACCTCACCCGTGGAGATGAGGCCTGCCATGATCTGCCCCGTACCCGGACTCAGGCATATCCCCATCCCACCGAAATACGTGGCACGGATTTCATCACAGCCGACTGACTCGCGCTCGATGATCCGGGAGCGGATTCCTTTTCGACCCAGACGATAGGCGATCGAACAGCCGATGACGCCCGCACCGATGATGACGGCGTCCTGCGTATTCGACATTGGGCAGCTCCCAAACTGATTGGACGCTCAGGTTCGATGGCGTCCGGTCGTTTCGGATGTGATGGCCGGCGGCTGGCCGCTCAGCTGTGTTCCGGATGGTGATGAGGGGCTGCGTGAACGTGATCGTGCCCCTTCTGGTGCATCTCGTTGTGGAGCTTGCGATGGGCGCTGGTGAGCACCAGTCGCATACGTTTTGACGCCGCGGCCTCGGCGCGGGTGCCGACCGTGTCGAGGTAAGCCAATGCGCCCTCGATCTGGTCCAGGATGGTGATGGCGTCGACTTTCGAGAAGACCCGGGTTCCCTCCACGTGGACCATGACCGGTGACGAGTGCGCTGCAATCATCTCCGGCTTGTCGGCGTACTTTCCGCGCACGAGTAATGCGACCCACGAGCTACTCTCGACATCGACGGATATGCTGCCGCGCGCGGCAAAGCGGGAAGTCGTGCGACTCTCGCGGATCTCGCCGTTCACGATCAGATCGACCCGAGTCATCGGCAGCGTGACGCTCGCCAGTTCGTAGTCCACGCTGACGCGGCCGCCCCCGGCCGCCATCTCGATCCGAGACCCCGCCGGACGGCCTTCAACAGAGAATTCGACAAGCGGCCCATAGGACACGAAGGTGTTCCCGGCGCGAATCGCATCCTTCCACGCGTCATAGCTGAACTCGACGCCCTCGGGGAGCTTCGCATAGGTTCGGATCGTTCCGACCGCGGTCGATGCCGCCATCTTGTCGGTGCCGCCGACCGCGGGATAGAGGTAGCCGCAGTTCAGATAGCGATACCAGTCCGAAAGAGAATAGGGATCGATTCCCCGATACAGATCTCCCCACGAACACATCTCGACCGCGTCGACATCCCCGTGAACCAGTGTGGCTGCGTTCTCCGCCCGTGGCTGGGGAAAGTGGGGAAAGACGACGATTCCGTCCTGGGACCTGCATTGGCGCGCCCACTCCGTCATCAACACGCCGACCGGATCTCCGATCGCCGCCTCATCGGGACCACCCGAACACATGGGCGTAATGATGTCGCCGTTGTAACCGAGCAACGAGATGTGCCCGAGCACGTGCTGTCGGTTCTCGGTACCGACGCGCACCAACCACTCGCCATCGCCGCCGGCCTCTCGCGACCCGTAGGTGGTCTTGCCGTCGAAGTCGCCGACATTGGTCATCAACTCGCCCCATTGGCTCGCCAACAGGTTGATCACGTTCACACCCTCGGCCGCTCCTTCGAGCTGGGCCGTAGCCGGAGACAGGAAGTGCACGTGCGTGTCCGCCGTCACCCAGCCGCGCTCCCGCCAGGGCAATACCTTCTTCAAGCGGATCGTCACGGTGCGAGTCGATGCTTTCACGTCGATCGCTTTGCGCACCGGCTTCGTTTCAAAGCCCTTGCTCACTTCGAGGTACACACGCCCCAGCGGCAGATCGATCAGCGTCTCGCCCTGGATATAGGTCGTCAGGTGATAGGACCCGGATTGAAAATCTACCGCGACATAGTCCGGGCTGTAGTCTTCGAACCAGGCCGAATTCGGAATGCGATGGCGATCCGTCGGAGCCAGGTACTCGCCGTGGTCGCCGTGGGCATGGAGTTTCACCGGCACCGCGAGTCCGCTCTCGGCGTCGACGACGCGCAGCTTCACGCGTTGCGTCGCCGCTGCAATCGGCCGGAGATCCTTCGTTCCTTTCCCCGACTCGAGCTTTGCAACCGGCACGGACCGGCCATTGGACAGGTGGAAGCGGGCATCGGGATGTGCGCTGTACTCCAGCGTGACCGTGCGATTGTCGATGCGTGGCGCCTGGTTGTTGCGGGTTCTGGTCCATTCGGCATCGGGATAGTCGAAGTGCGGTTGCGCAGAGATCACCTGCCCCATGTCGAGCCGGACGTGTTTCAACAACCCGCTTTCATCCACGTCGAAATCGAAATCTTCGTTCGGTCCGAGGCGGAGCTGTGCCTTCTTGCGTGTCTGCCAGCGCAGCGGATGTGCGGAGGCGCGACCACCCGAGAGTGCGCAGACAAGCAGCGTTCCCGCCCGGTGCTCGATCGTCACACCGGCCAGAGCCCGGCGGGGATGGGGATTCTCCCAGGCCCAGAGCCAGTTCCCGAACGGCGCGGTGTCGCCGGCCAATGCGCGTGCTTGACTCAATCCCCAGGACTGGGGTGCGGGGGGCGCCGGTAGTCGCTGCTCGTGAAACGGACGTATGGGCCGAGGCTTGCTCATGGCCACGGCTTCGAAACAGTTCTCGCCCCAGATCCGTTGCACGGTTCCGATCTGGTGGCGACGCCGGATCTCCTGACGCACCTCGCTGCCATCTGCATAGCGGAATACGTAGTCCGCAACATGTTCGGCCAGTGCACCGTCGCCGCGGTACGGGAGCGTAAACCCGTCCTGATTCGGCACGCGTGGCACCACGTCGGTCGTGTGCAAGAACACGAGCCAGCCGGCGCGGGTACCCGCGAGATCGATGTTCGCCGCTCCGCTCTGGACCAGAAGTGGGCGGCGAATCTGGAAGGGAATTCCCCAGGCCGTGCAGGACCCGGTAGGAGCGTAGGCCGGCACGGAACGCAGCACCGGCGAGACGTCGGCTTTGGCCAGGCCCGCAAAGCTGGTATTGCCTCCGAATAACACGGGCTCGAATGCGCCAGATGCGGGACCATCGTGTTGACCGGCCATTAATCCCTCCTCGTGCCCCACGGTAGCATTGCCGCTCGGCCCTGGGGGGCCGAGATCAGAGGTCGGCACGCGACCCCCTGCTCGCGGTATCGTGGTGATGCATTCACTCAACGAGGTGTAGCCATGAATCGGAGGGGAGAGACGGCTCTCATCACGGGCGCGTCTGCTGGCATCGGTCGGGAGCTGGCCCTGGTGTTCGCAGAACACGGCTTTGACTTGATCATCGTCGCGCGTCGCGCCGCAGAACTCGAAGAACTCGCCGATCGCTGCCGCCAGAAGCACGGTGTCGATGTCCACGTGATTCCGATGGATCTGCTGGGGCCGGACGCCCCGGAGAAGCTGGTCCAGCGACTGGAAGACGACGGACTCGAGGTCGAAGTGCTGGTCAACAACGCCGGCTTGATGGACATGGGCGGCTTCGCCGACATCGAGGTCGAGCGAGATGAACGCCTATTGCAACTGAATATCGTCGTGCTCACCTCACTCACGCGCCGACTCCTGCCCGCCATGCTCGAGCGGGGGCACGGCCGGATCCTGAACCTCGCTTCAACCTCCTCTTTCCAGCCCGTGCCTTCGATGGCCCTCTACGCGGCCAGCAAGGCGTTCGTTCTGTCTCTTTCCGAGTCACTGTCCGAAGAACTGAAGAACAGCGGAGTCACGGTAACGGCGCTCTGTCCAGGCGTCACGAAGACGGATATGTACGACCGGGCGCTGGAAGAGCACGAGGTGACCCGCAGCATTCCAGGCCTGTTCATCTCCAGGGTTGGCGACGTCGCCCGCGATGGCTTCGCGGCCTGCATGGCCGGTCGGGCCGTGATCGTCCCCGGACTTCCGAATCGGATGCTGGCGAGCGCCGTCCAGTTCTACCCGCGCTGGCTCGTGCGCTCAATCGGGGGACTCGTGGGTCGGAGATCTGCGAAGAACTGAGCGGTCACCGCCTCCCCCTCGCCCATCGGCTCCAGCTATTGCATCGTTGTCGACCATGACTCCGACCTCTCCCAACGGCGAGTTCCCACCCGAGTTCGCAGAGCTTCGAGGCGATGCGCGCCTCGCCGTCTACATCGATCTGAAAAGCCCCTACGCCTACATCGCGATCGGCCCCACCCGCGCGATGGCCGAATCGCTCGAAGTCCGAATCGATTGGCGCCCTTTCACACTCGACCTGCCCAGCTATATGGGCTCGGCCAAGCTCGCGAAAGACCGCAAGAAGGTCCAGAGCGAGAGTCGCACGCCACAGCAATGGAGCGGTGTACGTTATTCGTACTACGA
The window above is part of the bacterium genome. Proteins encoded here:
- a CDS encoding CehA/McbA family metallohydrolase, coding for MAGQHDGPASGAFEPVLFGGNTSFAGLAKADVSPVLRSVPAYAPTGSCTAWGIPFQIRRPLLVQSGAANIDLAGTRAGWLVFLHTTDVVPRVPNQDGFTLPYRGDGALAEHVADYVFRYADGSEVRQEIRRRHQIGTVQRIWGENCFEAVAMSKPRPIRPFHEQRLPAPPAPQSWGLSQARALAGDTAPFGNWLWAWENPHPRRALAGVTIEHRAGTLLVCALSGGRASAHPLRWQTRKKAQLRLGPNEDFDFDVDESGLLKHVRLDMGQVISAQPHFDYPDAEWTRTRNNQAPRIDNRTVTLEYSAHPDARFHLSNGRSVPVAKLESGKGTKDLRPIAAATQRVKLRVVDAESGLAVPVKLHAHGDHGEYLAPTDRHRIPNSAWFEDYSPDYVAVDFQSGSYHLTTYIQGETLIDLPLGRVYLEVSKGFETKPVRKAIDVKASTRTVTIRLKKVLPWRERGWVTADTHVHFLSPATAQLEGAAEGVNVINLLASQWGELMTNVGDFDGKTTYGSREAGGDGEWLVRVGTENRQHVLGHISLLGYNGDIITPMCSGGPDEAAIGDPVGVLMTEWARQCRSQDGIVVFPHFPQPRAENAATLVHGDVDAVEMCSWGDLYRGIDPYSLSDWYRYLNCGYLYPAVGGTDKMAASTAVGTIRTYAKLPEGVEFSYDAWKDAIRAGNTFVSYGPLVEFSVEGRPAGSRIEMAAGGGRVSVDYELASVTLPMTRVDLIVNGEIRESRTTSRFAARGSISVDVESSSWVALLVRGKYADKPEMIAAHSSPVMVHVEGTRVFSKVDAITILDQIEGALAYLDTVGTRAEAAASKRMRLVLTSAHRKLHNEMHQKGHDHVHAAPHHHPEHS
- a CDS encoding NAD(P)-binding protein translates to MSNTQDAVIIGAGVIGCSIAYRLGRKGIRSRIIERESVGCDEIRATYFGGMGICLSPGTGQIMAGLISTGEVPFRAKQLMKLLGPAQV
- a CDS encoding SDR family oxidoreductase, producing MNRRGETALITGASAGIGRELALVFAEHGFDLIIVARRAAELEELADRCRQKHGVDVHVIPMDLLGPDAPEKLVQRLEDDGLEVEVLVNNAGLMDMGGFADIEVERDERLLQLNIVVLTSLTRRLLPAMLERGHGRILNLASTSSFQPVPSMALYAASKAFVLSLSESLSEELKNSGVTVTALCPGVTKTDMYDRALEEHEVTRSIPGLFISRVGDVARDGFAACMAGRAVIVPGLPNRMLASAVQFYPRWLVRSIGGLVGRRSAKN